A DNA window from Choloepus didactylus isolate mChoDid1 chromosome 9, mChoDid1.pri, whole genome shotgun sequence contains the following coding sequences:
- the LOC119543686 gene encoding dolichol phosphate-mannose biosynthesis regulatory protein-like, with protein MARCSREGTRRVASTPTEVRGRGAQARSGDRRWHKMKAPGASPTPEAHGGGERVTGTDHVVGLVLVTVTYYTIWVALLPFIESQHVIHKYFLLRAYAVAIPLAAGLLLLLFVGVSITYVMLKNQNVSKKAQ; from the exons ATGGCCAGATGCTCACGTGAGGGAACCCGGCGGGTAGCATCTACCCCCACAGAAGTCCGGGGGCGGGGTGCACAGGCAAGAAGCGGGGATAGGAGATGGCACAAGATGAAAGCACCAGGAGCCTCTCCCACACCAGAGGCTCACGG TGGCGGGGAAAGGGTCACAGGAACAGATCATGTGGTGGGACTCGTCCTTGTCACTGTCACCTACTACACCATCTGGGTGGCTCTCCTG CCATTCATTGAGAGCCAGCATGTCATCCACAAGTATTTCCTACTCCGAGCCTATGCTGTTGCCATCCCACTGGCTGCAGGCCTCCTACTGCTCCTGTTTGTGGGAGTGTCCATCACCTATGTGATGCTGAAGAACCAGAATGTGTCCAAGAAAGCTCAGTGA